The following proteins are co-located in the Brachyhypopomus gauderio isolate BG-103 unplaced genomic scaffold, BGAUD_0.2 sc197, whole genome shotgun sequence genome:
- the LOC143502699 gene encoding uncharacterized protein LOC143502699, giving the protein MLIALSHQSQIMLTALSHQSQIMLTALSHQSQIMLTAHSHQSQIMLTALPHQSQIMLTVLSHQSQIMLTALSHQSQIMLTALSHQSQIMLTALSHQSHIMLTALSHQSQIKLTALSHQSHIMLTALSHQSHIMLTALSHQSQIKLTVLSHQSQIKLTVLSHQSQIMLTALSHQSQIKLTALSHQSGIASTSVSHRSHQSRIMLTALTSLSDLKCVREAEIKRAMVRAQTAKQRMKLVIILQPKPCMWSMYFKRWCPKKNMKCDVRCFSAQWRWLCGSLHGNDHICESAHKEHNTLAPARKTTTETENRF; this is encoded by the coding sequence ATGCTCATAGCACTCTCACATCAGTCTCAGATCATGCTCACAGCACTCTCACATCAGTCTCAGATCATGCTCACAGCACTCTCACATCAGTCTCAGATCATGCTTACAGCACATTCACATCAGTCTCAGATCATGCTCACAGCTCTTCCACACCAGTCTCAGATCATGCTCACAGTTCTCTCACACCAGTCTCAGATCATGCTCACAGCTCTCTCACATCAGTCTCAGATCATGCTCACAGCTCTCTCACACCAGTCTCAGATCATGCTCACAGCTCTCTCACATCAGTCTCACATCATGCTCACAGCTCTCTCACACCAGTCTCAGATCAAGCTCACAGCACTCTCACATCAGTCTCACATCATGCTCACAGCTCTCTCACATCAGTCTCACATCATGCTCACAGCTCTCTCACACCAGTCTCAGATCAAGCTCACAGTTCTCTCACACCAGTCTCAGATCAAGCTCACAGTTCTCTCACACCAGTCTCAGATCATGCTCACAGCTCTCTCACACCAGTCTCAGATCAAGCTCACAGCACTCTCACATCAGTCTGGTATTGCTTCCACCTCAGTCTCGCATCGCTCCCATCAATCTCGGATCATGCTCACAGCACTCACGTCACTCTCAGACCtcaagtgtgtgagagaggcagagatTAAAAGGGCCATGGTGAGAGCACAGACAGCGAAACAAAGGATGAAGCTGGTCATCATTCTCCAACCAAAACCCTGTATGTGGTCAATGTATTTCAAGAGATGGTGTCCAAAGAAAAACATGAAATGTGATGTTAGATGCTTTAGTGCCCAGTGGCGATGGCTGTGTGGATCACTGCATGGTAATGACCACATATGTGAGTCAGCACACAAAGAACATAACACTTTAGCACCTGCACGCAAGACTACAACAGAAACCGAGAACAGATTCTGA